A region from the Corylus avellana chromosome ca7, CavTom2PMs-1.0 genome encodes:
- the LOC132186343 gene encoding organic cation/carnitine transporter 7: MGNEGPSYTVDDALVALGFGNFQILVLAYAGMGWVSEAMEMMLLSFVGPAVQSTWGLSSNEESLITSVVFAGMLVGAYSWGIVSDTHGRRKGFIITATVTSAAGFLSAFAPNYISLIILRCLVGIGLGGGPVLSSWFLEFIPAPSRGTWMVVFSAFWTLGTILEASLAWFVMPRLGWRWLLALSSLPSALLLLFYRVTPESPRYLCLKGRTSDAISVLEKIARMNGTKLPSGILVSDHQIELREKSIPSEDTHLLSPGRTENVTPKQIDSNIAGISSLLVLLSPKLIRSTLLLWVVFFGNAFSYYGLVLLTSELNNGRRRCMQTNLQSEKSQDVNYRDVFIASFAELPGLLISAVTVDKLGRKLSMSAMFFLCCIFLLPLVFHQPEGLTTSLLFGARICITTTFTIVYIYAPEIYPTSVRTTGVGVASSMGRIGGIMCPLVAVGLVQGCHETASIVLFEIVIFLSGICVVLFPFETKGRELSDSVSS, encoded by the exons ATGGGAAATGAAGGCCCGAGTTACACTGTTGATGATGCTCTTGTAGCCCTAGGGTTTGGAAATTTCCAGATTCTGGTGCTTGCTTATGCTGGCATGGGCTGGGTTTCAGAAGCAATGGAAATGATGCTACTCTCTTTTGTAGGACCAGCAGTTCAGTCTACATGGGGTCTTTCTTCTAATGAAGAGAGCCTAATAACTAGTGTGGTGTTTGCGGGCATGCTAGTTGGAGCATATTCATGGGGCATAGTTTCTGATACGCATGGAAGGAG GAAAGGATTCATCATTACAGCAACAGTTACTTCAGCAGCGGGCTTTCTGAGTGCTTTTGCTCCTAATTATATATCACTGATTATTCTTCGTTGTTTGGTGGGTATTGGTCTTGGAGGTGGCCCTGTACTCTCATCCTGGTTTCTAGAGTTCATTCCTGCTCCTAGTAGAGGCACCTGGATGGTTGTTTTTTCAGCATTTTGGACGCTTGGAACAATTCTTGAGGCTTCGCTTGCATGG TTTGTCATGCCAAGATTGGGCTGGAGGTGGCTACTTGCATTGTCTTCTCTCCCGTCAGCACTCCTCCTCCTTTTCTACAGGGTAACACCTGAATCACCTAGGTACTTATGCCTAAAGGGTAGAACGAGTGATGCAATTAGTGTTTTGGAGAAAATTGCCAGAATGAATGGAACGAAACTCCCTTCTGGCATTCTTGTATCTGATCACCAAATTGAGCTACGAGAAAAGAGTATTCCATCTGAAGATACACATTTGCTCTCACCGGGAAGAACTGAAAATGTAACCCCTAAACAAATAGATTCTAATATAGCGGGCATCTCATCACTGTTGGTGCTTCTTTCACCCAAATTAATTAGGTCTACCTTGCTCTTGTGGGTAGTATTCTTTGGGAATGCTTTTTCGTATTATGGCCTTGTGTTGCTGACATCTGAGTTGAACAATGGACGTCGTAGATGCATGCAGACAAATTTGCAGTCAGAGAAGTCCCAGGATGTGAACTACAGAGATGTTTTCATAGCAAGTTTTGCAG AGTTACCTGGGCTCCTCATATCAGCTGTTACAGTAGATAAACTGGGGCGTAAGCTTTCAATGTCAGCTATGTTCTTCCTGTGTTGCATTTTTCTACTTCCATTGGTATTCCATCAGCCTGAGGGTTTAACAACAAGCCTTCTGTTTGGAGCTCGCATATGCATCACGACAACATTcacaattgtatatatatatgctccagag ATATACCCAACCTCGGTCCGAACAACAGGTGTCGGAGTTGCTAGCTCGATGGGAAGAATTGGTGGAATTATGTGTCCTCTTGTGGCAGTGGGTTTAGTACAGGGATGTCATGAAACAGCATCCATTGTTCTTTTTGAGATTGTAATTTTCCTTTCAGGGATCTGTGTAGTGCTCTTTCCGTTTGAAACCAAGGGGCGTGAATTGAGTGATAGTGTATCCAGTTAA
- the LOC132186344 gene encoding uncharacterized protein LOC132186344, producing MNRDKIFKLAKGFRGRAKNCIRIATERVEKALQYSYRDRRNKKRDMRSLWIQRINAGTRQHGVNYGNFMHGLMKENIQLNRKVLSELSMHEPYSFKALVDISRTAFPGNKNVVIPPKKEGISILV from the exons atgaacaGAGACAAAATATTTAAGCTGGCAAAGGGGTTCAGGGGCAGGGCCAAGAACTGCATAAGAATAGCGACAGAGAGAGTGGAGAAGGCATTGCAGTACTCCTACAGAGACCGCCGCAACAAGAAGCGCGACATGCGCTCCCTCTGGATCCAACGCATCAATGCTGGCACCCGCCAACACGGc GTTAATTATGGAAACTTCATGCATGGGCTGATGAAAGAGAACATCCAACTGAACAGGAAAGTTTTGTCAGAACTATCTATGCACGAACCATATAGTTTCAAGGCCCTGGTAGACATCTCTCGCACTGCATTCCCTGGAAATAAGAATGTGGTGATCCCTCCCAAAAAGGAAGGCATTTCAATTCTTGTGTAA